The following are from one region of the Streptomyces tuirus genome:
- a CDS encoding CpaF family protein — MTAVDHQLVKRFRQDAGDRIAEQRRQDQVAGVTPMSTEDERQYARAVIAQILEEYARAEINAGRTPLDAETEEQYAAAVHAALFGVGRLQPLLDNPEVENIDINGCDQVFIGYADGREVQGDPVAETDEELIELIQVLGAYSGLSSRPFDSANPQLDLRLPDGSRLSAVMDVTRRPALSIRRARMGKVFISDLVGNGTLSPEVAHFMACAVRARKNIMIAGATNAGKTTLLRALANEIPPHERLITVERALELGLDTFPDLHPNVVAFEERLPNSEGQGTISMAELVRRSLRMNPSRVIVGEVLGDEIVTMLNAMSQGNDGSLSTIHANSSHEVFNRISTYALQATERLPIEASQMLIAGAVNFVVFIQRRNNYGSGGRLQRMVTSVREVNGVDGRVLSSEVFAEAPDGRIVPHAPIACLEELMAHGYRPTGTWG, encoded by the coding sequence ATGACCGCTGTCGACCACCAGTTGGTCAAGCGGTTCCGCCAGGACGCCGGCGACCGCATCGCCGAGCAGCGCCGGCAGGACCAAGTCGCGGGCGTCACCCCGATGTCCACGGAGGACGAACGGCAGTACGCCCGGGCCGTCATAGCCCAGATCCTGGAGGAGTACGCCCGCGCCGAGATCAACGCGGGCCGTACGCCGCTGGACGCCGAGACCGAGGAGCAGTACGCGGCAGCCGTGCACGCCGCGCTGTTCGGCGTCGGCCGGCTCCAGCCGCTGCTGGACAACCCCGAGGTCGAGAACATCGACATCAACGGCTGCGACCAGGTGTTCATCGGGTACGCCGACGGCCGCGAGGTGCAGGGCGACCCCGTCGCCGAGACCGACGAGGAGCTCATCGAGCTCATCCAGGTGCTCGGCGCGTACTCCGGTCTGTCCTCCCGGCCCTTCGACTCGGCCAACCCGCAGCTCGACCTGCGCCTGCCCGACGGCTCGCGTCTGTCGGCCGTCATGGACGTCACCCGGCGCCCCGCCCTGTCCATCCGCCGCGCGCGCATGGGCAAGGTGTTTATCTCCGACCTCGTCGGCAACGGCACCCTGTCGCCCGAGGTCGCCCACTTCATGGCCTGCGCGGTCCGCGCCCGCAAGAACATCATGATCGCCGGCGCCACCAACGCCGGAAAGACCACGCTCCTGCGCGCCCTCGCCAACGAGATCCCGCCCCACGAGCGCCTCATCACCGTCGAACGGGCCCTGGAGCTGGGCCTCGACACCTTCCCCGACCTGCACCCCAACGTCGTCGCCTTCGAGGAGCGCCTGCCCAACTCCGAGGGCCAGGGCACCATTTCGATGGCGGAACTGGTGCGACGCTCGCTGCGTATGAACCCCTCCCGCGTCATCGTCGGTGAGGTCCTCGGCGACGAGATCGTCACCATGCTCAACGCCATGTCGCAGGGCAACGACGGCTCCCTGTCCACGATCCACGCCAACAGCTCGCACGAGGTCTTCAACCGTATTTCCACCTACGCGCTGCAGGCCACGGAACGGCTGCCCATCGAGGCCAGCCAGATGCTGATCGCGGGCGCGGTCAACTTCGTCGTCTTCATCCAGCGGCGCAACAACTACGGCAGCGGCGGCCGCCTCCAGCGCATGGTCACCTCCGTCCGCGAGGTCAACGGCGTCGACGGACGCGTGCTGTCCAGCGAGGTGTTCGCGGAGGCCCCCGACGGCCGGATCGTGCCGCACGCCCCCATAGCCTGCCTGGAGGAACTGATGGCACACGGCTACCGGCCGACCGGGACCTGGGGGTGA